The following are from one region of the Biomphalaria glabrata chromosome 4, xgBioGlab47.1, whole genome shotgun sequence genome:
- the LOC106052050 gene encoding ER degradation-enhancing alpha-mannosidase-like protein 1, with the protein MCGNCTMKLNLVAKLVLISFLLNLLLLSDCWCYSYSHDWDPIHNKYLYFSNEERLQMLDASKKMFQFGYENYMKYAFPEDELDPVHCRGRGPDYEQPDNININDVLGDYALTLVESLDTLAVMGNSPEFKKAVKLVIEHVSFNKNNTVQVFEATIRMLGSLLSAHLIIIDPQQTLGDMSIPDYNNELLELAHDLSTRLLPAFSNTATGIPYPRVSLSEGVPTNCVNVTCTSGAGTLVLEFGLLSRLLNDPVYEAVSRRAVTTLWKLRSNVTGLLGNVINIQTGEWVGAMSGLGAGIDSFFEYLLKAYILFGEKSDLEMFNESYETIKFHLRRGRPKCNYGSGNVPLYVNVNMKTGETVNTWIDSLQAAWSAVQVLNGDMEEAICSHALYYAIWRRYNALPERYNWQLKAPDVRFYPLRPELVESTYFLYRATKNPFYLHVGKDILESINRHTKDRCGYCTIHDVDTKELEDRMESFFLSETCKYLYLLFDVDNPVNQEFSKYLFTTEGHLIPLDRNFHRKPWEDYNEVHSPEKLVKKKLDVKLLNNELEDSEENHPVIFYARTNSSICDTVKIERRYNLPILSQYLTQLEIAVGLREDPCDSRLD; encoded by the exons ATGTGTGGCAATTGTACCATGAAATTAAATCTAGTAGCAAAACTAGTCTTAATCAGTTTTTTACTTAATCTACTTCTCCTGTCAGACTGTTGGTGTTATAGTTATAGTCACGACTGGGATCCCATTCACAACAAATATCTCTATTTTAGCAATGAAGAAAGACTACAAATGCTGGATGCATCGAAAAAGATGTTTCAGTTTGGTTACGAAAATTACATGAAATATGCATTTCCAGAAGATGAGCTTGATCCCGTTCACTGTAGAGGCCGAGGCCCCGATTATGAACAACC GGACAACATTAATATCAATGATGTACTTGGAGATTACGCTTTAACCCTTGTTGAATCTCTTGATACATTAGCT GTGATGGGTAACAGTCCTGAATTCAAAAAAGCAGTGAAGCTTGTCATTGAACATGtttcttttaacaaaaataacacAGTACAAGTCTTTGAAGCCACTATCAG AATGCTTGGTTCATTGCTGTCTGCTCATCTGATAATAATTGATCCTCAACAAACTCTAGGAGACATGTCCATTCCAGACTACAACAATGAACTGCTAGAGCTGGCTCATGACTTATCTACCCGCTTGCTCCCTGCATTTAGTAATACAGCTACAGGGATTCCTTATCCAAGG GTTTCTCTTTCAGAAGGTGTTCCTACGAATTGTGTCAATGTAACCTGCACATCTGGAGCTGGAACATTGGTCTTAGAGTTTGGACTTTTATCACGTCTGCTGAATGACCCAGTTTATGAGGCAGTGTCACGTAGAGCAGTTACCACATTGTGGAAGTTGCGTTCAAATGTTACTGGCCTGTTAG GAAACGTTATCAATATTCAAACTGGTGAGTGGGTTGGTGCAATGAGTGGACTTGGTGCTGgcattgattcattttttgaaTATCTTCTAAAG GCTTATAttttatttggagaaaaaagtGACTTGGAAATGTTTAATGAATCCTATGAGACAATAAAATTCCATTTAAGAAGAgg tCGCCCCAAGTGTAACTATGGCTCTGGCAATGTTCCCCTCTACGTCAATGTAAACATGAAGACAGGAGAAACTGTCAACACCTGGATTGACTCCCTTCAAGCTGCATGGTCTGCTGTACAG gtttTAAATGGTGATATGGAGGAAGCCATTTGCTCCCATGCTCTTTATTATGCCATATGGAGACGGTACAATGCACTTCCTGAAAGATATAATTGGCAATTAAAAGCTCCAGATGTTAGATTTTATCCTTTGCGCCCAGAGCTTGTGGAATCAACCTACTTTTTATACAGAGCTACCAAAAATCCTTTTTATCTCCATGTTGGTAAAGATATATTAGAGAGTATCAATCGACATACAAAAGACAG GTGTGGTTATTGTACTATACATGATGTAGACACCAAAGAATTAGAAGATAGAATGGAAAGTTTTTTCCTTAGTGAAAcatgtaaatatctatatctg TTGTTTGATGTAGACAATCCAGTCAATCAAGAATTTTCCAAGTATCTTTTCACTACAGAAGGCCATTTGATTCCATTAGATAGGAATTTCCACAGGAAACCTTGGGAAGATTATAATGAAGTGCACTCACCAGaaaaactagtaaaaaaaaaacttgatgtgAAATTATTGAACAATGAACTTGAAGACTCTGAAGAGAATCACCCCGTGATATTTTATGCTAGGACCAATTCTTCTAtc TGTGATACAGTAAAAATTGAAAGGCGTTATAATCTGCCTATCTTAAGCCAGTACTTGACTCAGCTGGAGATTGCAGTTGGATTGCGAGAAGATCCCTGTGACTCAAGGTTGGATTAA